From one Halosimplex rubrum genomic stretch:
- a CDS encoding DHH family phosphoesterase, translated as MTARLVLGTGSLAGSLVTELRERCGRLAVLADDENAVRTLREEGVVAEVGDPTDEATLRERERPDTVAVATADAATNLAAAEAVASVYPGAFVLAYAPAESTDDQRAALAAAADELVDARAAATDWLDERIGDDGLRTRKLTATLRDVEGRLAIVTHDNPDPDAIASAVALARVAAATGVEADVCYFGSITHQENRAFVNLLEFDLRRLEPGAELSEYGGVALVDHSRPGVNDGLAEDTPVDVVIDHHPPRYPVEARFVDLRSEVGATSTLLVDYLRKLDITPSREVATGLLFGIRVDTDEYTREVSVADFEATAYLVPHADAGTLDRIESPSMSADTLDTIARAIRDRERHGPALLSGVGELTDRDALAQAADRLLDLEDVTTTLVYGIMDGTIYVSARARGTDLDLGETLRDAFGQIGSAGGHADMAGAQISLGLLDAIDADDESLSEILSAIVTDRFLDAMGSRSHRVLTGVYPDDYHGTSPDEPLSLDRIAGAAARDDRVGDPEDGGPDDGDATDEGTTGDDGRR; from the coding sequence ATGACCGCCCGCCTGGTGCTGGGGACCGGATCGCTGGCGGGGTCGCTCGTCACGGAGCTGCGCGAGCGGTGCGGCCGGCTGGCGGTGCTGGCCGACGACGAGAACGCGGTCCGGACGCTGCGCGAGGAGGGCGTCGTCGCCGAGGTGGGCGACCCGACCGACGAGGCCACGCTTCGAGAACGCGAGAGGCCGGACACGGTCGCCGTGGCGACGGCCGACGCCGCGACGAACCTGGCGGCCGCGGAGGCGGTGGCGTCGGTCTACCCCGGGGCGTTCGTGCTGGCGTACGCGCCCGCCGAGTCGACCGACGACCAGCGGGCGGCGCTGGCGGCGGCCGCCGACGAACTGGTCGACGCGCGGGCCGCCGCGACCGACTGGCTGGACGAACGGATCGGCGACGACGGCCTCCGGACGCGGAAGCTGACGGCGACGCTCCGTGATGTCGAGGGACGGCTCGCGATCGTCACGCACGACAACCCCGACCCGGACGCCATCGCCAGCGCGGTCGCGCTGGCGCGGGTCGCGGCGGCGACCGGCGTCGAAGCCGACGTGTGTTACTTCGGGAGTATCACCCACCAGGAGAACCGCGCGTTCGTCAACCTGCTGGAGTTCGACCTGCGGCGACTCGAACCGGGCGCGGAGCTGTCGGAGTACGGCGGCGTCGCGCTGGTCGACCACTCGCGGCCGGGCGTCAACGACGGGCTGGCCGAGGACACGCCGGTCGATGTCGTGATCGACCACCACCCGCCCCGATACCCCGTCGAGGCGCGGTTCGTCGACCTGCGCAGCGAGGTGGGTGCGACGAGCACGCTGCTGGTCGACTACCTCCGCAAACTCGACATCACGCCCAGCCGAGAGGTGGCGACGGGGCTGCTGTTCGGGATCCGGGTCGACACCGACGAGTACACGCGCGAGGTGAGCGTCGCGGACTTCGAGGCGACGGCGTATCTGGTCCCTCACGCCGACGCGGGGACGCTCGACCGCATCGAGTCGCCGAGCATGAGCGCGGACACGCTGGACACCATCGCACGGGCGATCCGCGACCGGGAACGCCACGGGCCGGCGCTGCTGTCGGGCGTCGGGGAGCTGACGGACCGCGACGCGCTCGCGCAGGCGGCCGACCGCCTGCTCGACCTCGAGGACGTGACGACGACGCTCGTCTACGGGATCATGGACGGCACCATCTACGTCTCGGCGCGGGCGCGAGGGACCGACCTCGACCTGGGCGAGACGCTCCGGGACGCCTTCGGGCAGATCGGCAGCGCCGGCGGCCACGCCGACATGGCTGGCGCGCAGATCTCGCTGGGGTTGCTGGACGCTATCGACGCCGACGACGAGTCGCTGTCGGAGATCCTCTCGGCGATCGTCACCGACCGCTTCCTCGACGCCATGGGCTCGCGGAGTCACCGGGTCCTGACGGGCGTCTACCCCGACGACTACCACGGCACCAGTCCGGACGAGCCGCTGTCGCTCGACCGCATCGCCGGCGCCGCGGCCCGGGACGACCGGGTCGGAGACCCCGAGGACGGCGGCCCGGACGACGGGGACGCGACCGACGAGGGTACGACCGGCGACGACGGCCGGCGCTGA
- the lrpA1 gene encoding HTH-type transcriptional regulator LrpA1 yields MSAESTEERILSVLEEDAQASYAEIADRVEVSKPTVRKYIQRLEDEEVIVGYSADVDPKKLPGQSIALVGMDVDSGRYVEAVRELKGIPEIEKLYTSSGDHMLMAEVRAPDGDAVGDVIESTIKDIEGVTAAHPSFLQERLK; encoded by the coding sequence ATGAGCGCCGAATCGACGGAGGAACGCATCCTCTCCGTGCTGGAGGAGGACGCCCAGGCCTCCTACGCCGAGATCGCGGACCGGGTCGAGGTGTCCAAGCCGACCGTCCGCAAGTACATCCAGCGCCTCGAGGACGAGGAGGTCATCGTCGGTTACTCCGCCGACGTGGACCCGAAGAAGCTGCCCGGCCAGTCGATCGCTCTCGTCGGCATGGACGTCGACAGCGGTCGCTACGTCGAGGCCGTCCGCGAGTTGAAGGGGATCCCGGAGATCGAGAAGCTGTACACCTCCAGCGGCGACCACATGCTGATGGCCGAGGTGCGCGCCCCGGACGGCGACGCCGTCGGCGACGTGATCGAGTCGACGATCAAGGACATCGAGGGCGTCACCGCCGCCCATCCCTCCTTTCTCCAGGAACGTCTGAAGTAA